In Thalassotalea fonticola, a single genomic region encodes these proteins:
- a CDS encoding protein adenylyltransferase SelO — MKFNNTYHQLGDKFYQSAIPAKVSNPTLLLWNDTLAGNLNLEASFCRDKLALAQYFSGNKILTGSEPVALAYSGHQFGQFNPYMGDGRAHLLGEVCDKGNTQRDIQLKGSGQTPFSRRGDGLCAIGPAIREYIMSEAMYALGVPTSRCLAVVSTGETVYRELPKPGAVVTRVAASHIRVGTFQHFAARADVESLKALTEYTINRHYPTIDIKADDYILELIKAVGANQIELVVQWMRVGFIHGVMNTDNCAISGETIDYGPCAMMGVYHPGTVYSSIDKNGRYAFANQPNIAQWNMARFAESLISLIDEDNEKAVELLTPIISQFSEDFNNAYYAMLATKLGVHDLSLIDKAFIKELLDILQNQELDYTSTFVQLTHSLSDVEQAENLKISFGKWYNDWRTLLQDGKIDNNTAQALMQVNNPVVIPRNHHVEAILTECETSGDLSRADRFLQVLRSPYKQLPHTSEFQDLPEDGDVNYRTFCGT; from the coding sequence TTGAAATTTAATAATACCTACCATCAACTAGGCGACAAGTTTTATCAAAGCGCGATCCCAGCCAAGGTATCTAACCCAACCTTATTGCTTTGGAATGATACCCTTGCCGGTAATTTGAACTTAGAGGCATCATTTTGTCGGGATAAACTTGCGCTCGCCCAATATTTTTCTGGCAATAAAATACTTACTGGCTCAGAGCCTGTCGCGCTGGCTTACTCTGGTCATCAATTTGGCCAATTCAATCCTTATATGGGCGATGGTCGTGCCCATTTATTGGGTGAAGTATGTGATAAAGGCAATACTCAACGTGACATCCAACTTAAGGGCTCTGGACAAACGCCATTTTCAAGAAGGGGGGATGGCCTTTGTGCCATAGGTCCGGCAATTCGTGAATATATAATGAGTGAAGCCATGTATGCTCTAGGGGTTCCCACATCTCGTTGCTTAGCTGTTGTGTCTACTGGCGAAACGGTCTATCGCGAATTACCAAAACCTGGTGCTGTTGTTACGCGGGTTGCCGCTAGCCATATTCGTGTAGGAACATTTCAACATTTTGCCGCTCGAGCCGATGTAGAGTCGTTAAAAGCATTGACCGAATATACAATTAATCGCCATTACCCAACTATTGATATCAAGGCTGATGACTATATTCTAGAATTGATAAAGGCAGTTGGCGCCAATCAAATAGAGCTTGTAGTGCAGTGGATGCGAGTTGGCTTTATCCATGGAGTGATGAATACCGATAATTGCGCTATATCAGGCGAGACTATTGATTATGGCCCATGTGCAATGATGGGCGTTTATCACCCTGGCACCGTATATAGTTCTATAGATAAAAATGGCCGTTATGCGTTTGCTAATCAACCAAACATTGCGCAATGGAATATGGCGCGCTTTGCCGAGAGTTTAATTTCATTAATTGATGAGGATAATGAAAAAGCAGTTGAGCTGCTTACCCCTATCATTTCGCAATTTTCTGAAGATTTTAATAATGCTTATTATGCAATGTTAGCAACTAAACTTGGTGTGCATGACTTATCGTTAATCGATAAGGCATTTATTAAAGAATTGCTCGATATTTTGCAAAACCAAGAACTTGATTACACCTCAACATTTGTACAGCTCACCCACTCTTTAAGTGACGTAGAGCAAGCTGAAAACTTAAAGATATCCTTTGGAAAATGGTACAATGATTGGCGAACCCTTTTACAAGATGGCAAAATAGATAACAATACCGCGCAAGCATTAATGCAAGTTAATAACCCTGTGGTAATACCTAGAAACCACCACGTAGAAGCCATTTTAACTGAGTGTGAAACTAGCGGTGATTTAAGCAGAGCAGACAGGTTTTTACAAGTGTTACGTTCACCCTATAAACAACTGCCACATACCAGTGAATTTCAAGACTTACCTGAAGATGGCGATGTAAACTACCGTACTTTCTGTGGAACTTAA
- a CDS encoding DUF3630 family protein, whose amino-acid sequence MQQIQTAKLDNNNLLLISFTRGWDQDDINLLSQCIFKHLPEHQIKEHIQGADREYFRFTFNDEYLVLQFESYSESCWIEPEDQLNSQQLQKINSLLNN is encoded by the coding sequence ATGCAACAAATACAAACAGCCAAATTAGATAATAACAATCTGCTGCTCATTTCTTTTACCCGAGGCTGGGATCAAGATGATATTAATCTACTGTCACAGTGTATTTTCAAACACTTGCCTGAACATCAAATAAAAGAGCATATTCAGGGGGCGGACCGAGAATATTTCCGCTTTACTTTTAACGACGAATACCTAGTACTGCAATTTGAAAGCTATAGTGAATCTTGCTGGATAGAGCCTGAAGATCAGCTTAACAGCCAACAATTGCAAAAAATCAACTCATTATTAAATAACTAA
- a CDS encoding Dabb family protein → MVSLRLKHERGSQNEKNFINTAKSLASISTVNNFEALRQISDQNSFDFGLSMEFNNYEDYSFTVIMMTIRVL, encoded by the coding sequence TTGGTTTCGCTACGTTTAAAGCACGAAAGAGGATCACAAAATGAAAAAAACTTTATCAACACTGCAAAAAGTTTGGCTTCCATTTCTACCGTAAATAATTTTGAAGCACTGCGTCAAATAAGTGATCAAAATAGCTTTGACTTTGGCCTGTCAATGGAGTTTAACAACTACGAAGATTATAGTTTTACTGTGATCATGATGACCATCAGAGTTTTGTAA
- a CDS encoding efflux RND transporter periplasmic adaptor subunit: protein MPQIKNNVCFLLCFLIVGCDNSSTEINIPLAPIKAIQHTTISEEWIEQERNLSGYLRPIKISNLSFNVSGKILDISVHVGDKVTEGQVLATLDPIEFEYRLNQVKAELASARSEFNAQKEHYQRQKLVFEKKIINKSAFETALSKFEQAQSAVTLSESSVALALRDLNNTVLRAPFNGVVTQRHVEKYEEVTSRESVVEIQGQEQLEVAFLVPSNLIGEISQGDNIAIRIPTVGKQKYLAHITKIGMKSDLRGAYPVSAKINKPAPGLHSGMAADVMLTLSHRSAGIVLPESAVIIAPNGNKQVFIYDAKQQKVYARTVSTQFKNSNTVAITQGLNPGDIVCTAGSEFLREGQTVTLYQAVH, encoded by the coding sequence ATGCCGCAAATCAAAAACAATGTGTGTTTCTTATTATGTTTTCTTATTGTTGGCTGTGACAACTCTAGTACAGAAATAAACATCCCTCTAGCTCCTATTAAAGCAATTCAACATACCACTATCAGCGAAGAGTGGATCGAACAAGAAAGGAACCTTTCTGGATATTTGCGACCAATTAAAATATCAAATTTATCTTTTAACGTATCCGGTAAAATATTAGATATTAGTGTCCATGTGGGCGATAAAGTCACTGAAGGACAAGTGTTAGCGACTCTTGACCCCATTGAATTTGAGTATCGCTTAAATCAAGTGAAAGCAGAGTTGGCGAGTGCAAGATCTGAGTTTAATGCGCAAAAAGAGCACTATCAGCGACAAAAATTGGTTTTTGAAAAAAAGATCATTAACAAAAGTGCATTCGAAACTGCATTATCTAAATTTGAACAAGCACAAAGTGCGGTAACCTTATCAGAATCGTCTGTTGCTCTCGCCCTTCGAGATTTAAACAATACAGTACTACGCGCACCATTTAATGGGGTTGTTACCCAGCGACATGTTGAAAAATATGAAGAAGTGACTAGCCGAGAGTCTGTCGTTGAAATTCAAGGGCAAGAGCAATTAGAAGTGGCATTTTTAGTACCAAGCAACCTAATTGGTGAAATCAGCCAAGGCGATAACATCGCCATCCGTATTCCTACCGTTGGCAAGCAAAAATACTTGGCACACATTACCAAAATAGGGATGAAATCCGATCTTCGCGGAGCCTACCCCGTCAGTGCAAAAATTAACAAACCAGCTCCAGGCTTGCACTCTGGTATGGCTGCAGATGTAATGCTTACCCTGTCTCATAGATCAGCAGGTATTGTTCTACCTGAGTCAGCAGTCATCATTGCGCCAAATGGCAACAAGCAGGTATTCATTTATGATGCAAAACAGCAGAAGGTGTATGCCCGAACCGTTTCTACGCAATTCAAAAACTCCAATACTGTGGCGATCACACAAGGCTTAAATCCCGGAGATATTGTTTGTACTGCCGGCTCTGAATTTCTTCGCGAAGGTCAAACTGTGACCTTGTATCAAGCCGTGCATTGA
- a CDS encoding SDR family NAD(P)-dependent oxidoreductase, protein MSELFDLTNNVAIVTGASRGLGQYFALALAKAGADLVLTSRNSTDIEPFAQEIKSLGRKVITVDLDVENLQSIENMVSQAVSVFPKIDILINNAGCNIRKPAVEVSWSDWNSVVNTNLRGSFFVAQKVAEHMLKKQYGRIINIGSVTSVSGFAGLAPYCASRGGIKQLTMSLADEWGKSGITVNCLAPGWFETAQNKVLYENKQWLDYICDRIPIGRPGRPHDLDGAVVFLASKSSEYITGQTLLIDGGVSTGATKATV, encoded by the coding sequence ATGAGTGAACTTTTTGATTTAACGAATAATGTCGCCATTGTAACCGGAGCTAGTAGAGGTTTAGGGCAATACTTTGCATTGGCCTTAGCCAAGGCTGGTGCAGATCTAGTGCTCACCTCGAGAAACAGTACCGATATCGAGCCTTTTGCCCAAGAGATTAAATCCCTTGGGCGAAAAGTTATTACTGTAGATTTGGATGTTGAAAATCTTCAGAGCATCGAAAATATGGTTTCACAAGCAGTTTCTGTCTTTCCAAAGATTGATATTCTGATAAATAATGCCGGCTGTAATATTCGTAAACCTGCAGTTGAAGTTAGTTGGTCTGACTGGAATTCAGTGGTTAATACCAATTTACGTGGATCATTTTTTGTTGCTCAAAAAGTAGCAGAGCATATGCTTAAAAAGCAATACGGTCGAATCATTAATATTGGCTCCGTTACGAGTGTATCAGGCTTTGCCGGTTTAGCACCATATTGCGCTAGTCGCGGTGGTATTAAGCAACTTACCATGAGTTTGGCAGATGAATGGGGCAAGTCAGGCATCACGGTCAACTGTCTGGCGCCGGGTTGGTTTGAAACGGCACAAAATAAAGTGTTGTACGAAAATAAACAATGGTTAGATTATATTTGTGATCGAATACCTATAGGGAGACCTGGAAGGCCACATGATCTTGATGGTGCTGTGGTTTTTCTAGCTTCAAAATCGAGTGAATACATTACTGGGCAAACACTGCTCATAGATGGCGGTGTTAGTACCGGAGCAACTAAAGCCACAGTCTAG
- a CDS encoding NAD-dependent epimerase/dehydratase family protein, with protein MRVIVIGATGHIGSFLIPKLVNAGFEVFAVSRHANTPYKTNPAWRSVKSISLDREKLEQTGEFGNEIAQLNPDIVIDLICFTQESAQQLVNAIRGKVRQLLHCGSIWVHGNTRFVPSTEEQQKFPLGDYGINKAAIESYLIDEYIYQGFPATIVHPGHIVGPGWCPLNPAGNFNEQFFIDIEEGNEVLLPNLGLETLHHVHADDVAQVFMQAILHRNNALGESFHAVSNQALTLRGYTQAIADWLSKPVNIRYLPLAELKNTVSEDDYNATVEHISHNSNCSNLKARQLLNYNPRYSSIEAIQESLIEMIKF; from the coding sequence ATGCGCGTTATTGTTATAGGGGCTACAGGCCACATTGGTAGTTTTTTGATACCAAAATTAGTCAACGCTGGCTTTGAAGTTTTTGCGGTTAGTCGACATGCAAATACTCCATATAAAACTAATCCAGCTTGGCGCAGTGTTAAATCAATTTCTCTTGATCGAGAAAAGCTTGAACAAACAGGTGAGTTTGGCAATGAAATTGCGCAATTAAATCCTGATATTGTCATTGATCTGATTTGTTTTACCCAGGAAAGTGCTCAACAGCTTGTTAATGCTATTCGAGGTAAAGTAAGACAACTACTCCACTGTGGCAGCATCTGGGTTCATGGCAATACAAGATTTGTTCCTTCAACGGAAGAGCAACAAAAGTTTCCGCTCGGCGATTATGGAATAAATAAAGCTGCAATAGAGTCTTACCTGATTGATGAATATATTTATCAAGGTTTTCCTGCCACTATTGTTCACCCCGGCCATATCGTTGGCCCTGGTTGGTGCCCTTTAAACCCGGCCGGGAATTTTAATGAACAGTTCTTTATTGATATTGAAGAAGGCAATGAAGTTTTATTGCCAAACTTAGGCTTGGAAACTCTTCATCATGTACATGCTGATGACGTAGCTCAGGTTTTTATGCAAGCAATATTACATCGAAATAATGCGTTAGGTGAAAGTTTTCATGCAGTTTCTAACCAAGCTTTAACCCTAAGGGGCTACACGCAAGCTATTGCTGATTGGTTATCAAAGCCAGTAAATATTCGTTATCTACCACTAGCTGAATTGAAAAATACTGTAAGTGAAGATGACTATAATGCAACAGTCGAGCACATAAGCCACAATAGCAATTGCAGCAACTTAAAAGCGCGACAGTTGTTAAATTACAATCCTAGATACAGCTCAATAGAAGCAATTCAAGAGTCACTTATAGAAATGATAAAGTTTTAA
- a CDS encoding helix-turn-helix transcriptional regulator, with protein MIKPTVWIEAGVVIIYGSSLDAAPHSHQAIQVTWLQKNSLCKFNGKNIAELIIIDSKVEHQLHMSAGWILLIEPKSDLGRELSKLLAGQSFKTFSSTFSMTYKPLTRADDVGKFLTPLFKELNMTNQSLSASKSTVVDTRIQQLLSDLDQCLHGDCIKPSSWRAAEVAQQLALSESRFLHLFSEELGIAWRPYLLWRRIMCAIQALLNNVSATDAAHLAGFSDSAHLSRTFKNTFGMTIRQAHALFSKD; from the coding sequence GTGATTAAACCTACTGTTTGGATTGAAGCAGGTGTAGTTATTATATATGGCTCTAGTCTAGATGCAGCTCCTCACAGTCATCAAGCGATACAAGTTACCTGGCTGCAAAAAAATTCGCTTTGTAAATTTAATGGCAAAAACATTGCGGAATTAATTATTATCGACTCTAAAGTTGAGCATCAATTGCATATGTCTGCAGGATGGATACTTCTAATTGAGCCAAAAAGTGATTTAGGGCGCGAGTTGTCCAAGCTACTTGCAGGACAATCGTTCAAAACATTTAGCTCAACCTTTTCTATGACTTATAAACCGCTAACACGAGCAGACGACGTAGGTAAGTTTTTAACACCTTTATTCAAGGAATTAAACATGACCAACCAATCCTTATCTGCCAGTAAAAGTACGGTAGTAGATACTCGCATTCAACAACTATTAAGTGATTTAGACCAATGTTTACACGGTGACTGTATTAAACCCTCGAGCTGGCGAGCTGCTGAAGTCGCGCAGCAACTCGCTTTATCTGAAAGCCGTTTTCTTCATTTGTTTAGCGAAGAATTAGGTATAGCATGGCGCCCCTATTTGTTATGGCGCCGTATTATGTGTGCGATTCAAGCATTATTAAATAATGTCTCTGCTACTGATGCAGCTCATCTGGCAGGGTTTAGTGACAGTGCTCACCTAAGCCGAACATTTAAAAATACCTTTGGTATGACAATTAGGCAAGCTCATGCTTTGTTCAGCAAAGATTAG
- a CDS encoding FAD-binding and (Fe-S)-binding domain-containing protein, with product MLPAPYQNFAKNLADILPKERIITDYARRLAYGVDASFYRLLPKIIVKIDDEAELIAVMKKANSAKLSVTFRAAGTSLSGQAQSDSVLIMLTNNWRDHEVLNLGLKIKLGPGVIGGDANKYLLPYGRKLGPDPASINTCKIAGIAANNSSGMCCGVAQNSYHTLDSIRVILHDGTVLDTAEQISVESFRKTHAGLLADLKQLSTKTKDNEQLKQLIEHKYRLKNTTGYAINSLTDFDDPIDILAHLMIGSEGTLGFISSITYNTVVEHKYRASSLVLFPDIDTTCRAVSALANANVSAVELLDRRSLVSVRGMAGLPEFIYNLDEGVAALLIETRAANQNLLDQQVDNLTTLLSKFEQSNSVAFSDNSSDYNKLWAIRKQTFPAVGAVRETGTTVIIEDVAFPVDKLAGGVSHLQALFDKYHYDEAIIFGHALDGNLHFVFTQDFSTEKEVQRYDDFMNDVCQLVAIDYQGSLKAEHGTGRNMAPFIELEWGQQGFELMQNIKTAFDPKSILNPGVIINADKQAHLKSLKALPAADELIDKCIECGFCEPVCPSNGLSFTPRQRITSYREIQRLRKTDENSKLLKELETEFDYLGIETCAATGLCAERCPVGINTGDLVRKLRSESNQKFQKISALLASNFTLIEKSTRLVLAFMAFLQNIFGKKMHAGIAVLLRKLSFDTIPLWSKETPNRANYRPVSIVHKIIGDRPKVVYFPSCASRSMGPAIDAKEQDSLPDKTYQLLKKAGFEIISPDFTGQCCGMPFNSKGMFAQAEEKRISTLQQLNQLSNDGEYPILIDTSPCKAMITADDDRYGALKIYEPVGFIEDVLVDYLNFTPVDETIMLHITCTSRRMGLSDKMINLANRCARDVQIPEHIYCCGFAGDKGFTTPELNENALATLKEQVPQGCSVGYSNSRTCEIGLTQHSGIDYQSIIYLVDKVTSAIGTK from the coding sequence ATGTTGCCTGCTCCATACCAAAATTTTGCTAAGAATTTGGCTGATATATTGCCTAAAGAACGCATTATTACCGATTATGCCAGACGGCTAGCTTATGGAGTTGATGCTAGCTTTTATCGATTGCTCCCTAAAATTATCGTTAAGATTGATGATGAAGCGGAATTGATTGCGGTGATGAAAAAAGCGAACAGTGCAAAATTATCAGTAACATTTCGAGCTGCAGGAACGAGTTTATCCGGACAAGCTCAATCTGATTCAGTGTTAATCATGTTAACGAATAACTGGCGCGATCATGAGGTTTTAAATCTCGGCCTGAAAATTAAACTAGGCCCTGGAGTTATAGGTGGGGATGCCAACAAGTATTTACTTCCTTATGGACGTAAATTAGGACCTGATCCAGCTTCAATCAACACCTGTAAAATAGCGGGAATTGCCGCGAATAACTCAAGTGGTATGTGCTGTGGTGTAGCGCAAAATAGCTACCATACTTTGGACAGTATTCGGGTGATTTTACATGATGGAACTGTGCTTGATACTGCCGAGCAAATAAGTGTTGAAAGCTTCAGAAAAACTCATGCCGGATTGTTAGCCGATCTCAAACAACTATCCACCAAGACTAAAGACAATGAACAGCTGAAACAGCTAATCGAGCATAAGTACCGTTTAAAAAATACTACTGGTTATGCAATAAATTCTTTAACTGACTTTGACGATCCAATTGATATTCTTGCGCATTTAATGATTGGCTCGGAAGGGACTTTAGGTTTCATTTCATCCATTACCTATAACACTGTGGTTGAACACAAATACCGGGCGAGTTCATTAGTACTTTTTCCTGATATTGATACCACTTGTCGTGCTGTAAGTGCTCTTGCCAATGCCAATGTTTCCGCAGTGGAACTTCTTGATCGTCGTTCGTTAGTTTCTGTTCGAGGAATGGCAGGCTTACCCGAATTCATCTACAACCTAGATGAGGGCGTGGCAGCGTTGTTAATTGAAACTCGAGCTGCCAATCAAAATTTACTGGATCAGCAAGTTGATAATTTGACTACGTTGTTATCTAAGTTTGAGCAAAGTAACAGCGTCGCTTTTTCAGATAACAGCAGTGATTACAACAAGCTTTGGGCTATTCGAAAACAGACCTTCCCCGCTGTAGGCGCGGTTAGAGAAACTGGCACTACGGTGATCATAGAAGATGTTGCCTTCCCGGTCGATAAACTGGCCGGCGGCGTATCCCACTTGCAAGCCTTATTTGACAAATACCACTATGATGAAGCCATTATTTTTGGCCATGCTCTGGATGGTAATTTGCACTTTGTCTTTACTCAAGATTTCTCAACCGAGAAAGAAGTTCAGCGCTATGATGATTTTATGAATGATGTTTGCCAGCTGGTTGCCATTGATTATCAAGGCTCTTTAAAAGCTGAGCATGGTACTGGTCGTAACATGGCACCTTTTATTGAACTGGAGTGGGGCCAACAAGGTTTTGAACTGATGCAAAACATCAAGACTGCATTTGACCCTAAAAGTATATTGAATCCGGGAGTGATCATTAATGCGGATAAGCAAGCTCACCTTAAGTCATTGAAAGCATTACCCGCAGCCGATGAGTTAATTGATAAATGTATAGAATGTGGTTTTTGTGAACCTGTGTGCCCTTCTAATGGATTAAGTTTTACGCCAAGGCAGCGTATTACCAGTTATAGAGAGATACAAAGGTTACGAAAAACTGATGAAAACTCTAAGTTATTAAAAGAGCTTGAAACTGAATTTGATTATTTAGGCATTGAAACGTGTGCCGCTACAGGTTTGTGTGCAGAACGCTGTCCTGTGGGTATAAATACAGGTGATTTGGTGAGAAAATTGCGCAGTGAGAGCAACCAAAAGTTTCAAAAAATATCGGCATTACTCGCTAGTAATTTTACATTAATTGAAAAATCTACCCGTTTGGTGCTGGCTTTTATGGCTTTCTTGCAAAATATATTTGGCAAGAAAATGCACGCTGGCATAGCTGTGCTATTGCGCAAATTATCATTTGATACTATACCTCTGTGGAGTAAAGAAACACCAAACAGGGCAAATTATCGACCAGTATCTATAGTACATAAGATCATTGGTGACCGCCCCAAAGTTGTTTATTTCCCTAGTTGTGCTAGTCGCTCTATGGGTCCTGCAATTGATGCTAAGGAACAAGATTCCTTACCGGATAAAACCTATCAGTTATTGAAAAAAGCCGGTTTTGAGATCATCAGTCCTGATTTTACCGGGCAATGCTGTGGCATGCCTTTTAACAGTAAAGGCATGTTTGCACAAGCTGAAGAAAAACGTATCTCAACCTTGCAACAATTAAATCAGCTAAGTAATGACGGTGAATACCCAATATTAATTGATACCAGTCCTTGTAAGGCCATGATAACTGCAGATGATGATAGATATGGTGCTTTAAAAATATACGAACCAGTAGGTTTTATTGAGGATGTTTTAGTTGATTATTTAAACTTTACGCCTGTTGACGAAACCATCATGCTTCATATTACTTGTACCAGTCGTCGTATGGGCTTGAGCGATAAAATGATCAATTTGGCAAATCGCTGTGCTCGTGATGTTCAAATACCTGAGCATATTTACTGTTGCGGTTTTGCTGGTGATAAAGGCTTCACAACACCTGAGCTTAATGAAAATGCTTTGGCAACATTGAAGGAGCAAGTTCCACAAGGTTGTAGTGTTGGGTACAGTAACAGTAGAACCTGTGAAATAGGCTTAACACAACATTCAGGCATAGATTATCAGTCGATAATTTACTTAGTTGATAAAGTTACCTCCGCTATTGGTACAAAATAA
- a CDS encoding SDR family NAD(P)-dependent oxidoreductase: protein MTKANLSINNKLAIVTGASSGIGKELAIYLAKNGWNVAINYAGNAAGAAEVVNEIEKLGQKGFSKRCDVGMSVDVNEFVAAIEQEFNQAPSLLVNNAGCQTWSPFLQLKEDDWDKVIRTNLKGCFLLTQTVAKLMVKHNEMGSIINIGSGCNKVPFPNLVDYTASKGGIEMLTRSSAIELGQYNIRVNCVAPGAIEIERTRLEDPDYAKTWAKAAPISRVGNPEDIYNAVEFFASEKSSFVTGQTLWVDGGVFTSPNWPEVYRDSDD, encoded by the coding sequence ATGACAAAAGCAAACCTTTCAATCAACAATAAACTGGCTATCGTTACCGGAGCCAGTTCAGGGATCGGCAAGGAACTCGCCATATATCTAGCCAAAAACGGTTGGAATGTAGCCATTAATTATGCAGGTAATGCGGCAGGAGCTGCAGAAGTGGTCAACGAAATTGAAAAACTTGGGCAAAAAGGTTTCTCAAAGCGTTGTGATGTTGGTATGAGTGTCGACGTTAACGAATTTGTCGCTGCCATTGAGCAAGAATTTAACCAAGCTCCGTCATTATTAGTCAATAATGCAGGATGTCAAACTTGGTCACCATTTTTGCAGTTAAAGGAAGACGACTGGGACAAAGTCATTCGCACTAACTTAAAAGGCTGCTTTCTTCTTACTCAAACGGTCGCCAAGTTAATGGTAAAACACAACGAAATGGGTTCGATTATTAATATTGGATCTGGTTGTAACAAGGTTCCGTTCCCAAATCTAGTTGATTATACCGCCTCAAAAGGTGGTATAGAAATGCTAACGCGTTCAAGTGCTATCGAACTTGGCCAATATAACATCAGAGTAAATTGTGTTGCTCCTGGTGCCATCGAAATCGAACGAACCAGGCTCGAAGATCCTGATTATGCAAAAACTTGGGCGAAAGCCGCGCCGATTAGTAGGGTTGGTAATCCAGAGGATATTTATAATGCAGTGGAATTTTTCGCTAGCGAAAAGTCAAGTTTCGTTACCGGTCAGACATTATGGGTAGATGGTGGCGTTTTCACTTCTCCTAATTGGCCAGAAGTGTATCGTGACTCTGATGATTAA
- a CDS encoding transglutaminase-like domain-containing protein codes for MTKLSKDFLIETPMLDFNHPQIQTLIEQRKWRELSRYDAIGAIGAIYNYVRDDIRFGYNADDRLSASQVLKDGYGQCNTKGTLLIALFRAVGIPTRFHGFTIYNELQRGAIPNYLFAIAPKRIIHSWVEVYQDERWINLEGYIIDKPYLKQIQHGFANRCKQFSGFGIATKCLAAPNIDWQGEDTYIQSDGIADDFGAYTQPDDFYSSHGSNLSGIKKILFRYVLRHLMNLNVNKIRSYGVVLNDRA; via the coding sequence ATGACTAAATTATCAAAAGATTTTCTTATAGAAACCCCTATGCTGGATTTTAACCATCCGCAGATACAAACGTTGATTGAACAACGAAAATGGCGAGAGTTGTCGCGCTACGATGCAATAGGTGCAATAGGTGCAATTTACAATTATGTGCGTGACGACATTCGGTTTGGCTATAACGCAGATGACCGCTTATCGGCAAGTCAGGTGCTTAAAGATGGTTATGGGCAATGCAATACTAAAGGTACATTATTAATCGCTCTATTTCGTGCGGTTGGCATACCAACACGATTTCATGGCTTTACTATCTACAACGAGTTACAACGCGGCGCAATTCCTAATTACTTATTTGCCATAGCACCTAAGCGCATTATCCATAGCTGGGTTGAAGTTTATCAAGACGAACGCTGGATTAATTTGGAAGGGTATATCATCGATAAACCTTATCTTAAGCAAATTCAACATGGTTTTGCCAATCGATGTAAACAATTTTCAGGCTTTGGTATTGCAACTAAATGTCTTGCCGCTCCTAATATTGATTGGCAAGGTGAAGACACTTATATACAAAGTGATGGTATTGCCGATGATTTTGGCGCATATACCCAACCCGATGACTTTTACTCAAGCCACGGCAGTAACCTTTCGGGGATTAAAAAGATTCTTTTTCGTTATGTACTTCGCCATTTGATGAATTTAAACGTGAACAAAATTCGTTCTTATGGCGTTGTCCTAAATGACAGAGCATAG